The window ACGCCTTGGCTTTGCCCTTGAAGTCGACCTGACCGTCCTCGTCGAGATGCTCCATGTAGGTGGCGACGCAGGCGTCGAGGATCGGGTCGAGCTGGTCGCGGTCGGCCCCGCTCAGGTAGAGCCGCACCAGTTCATCAACTTGCTCAGGCGCGTACACCTGGTAGCCGTCAAGGGCGGCCTTAAGGTCGTGCAGCTTGTTCGGGTCGGTCTCGTCGGCGAGGATGGTCGTCCGGTAGTAGGGCTCGAAGGCCTTTCGGATCGTCTCCGGGTCGTTGACGAAATCGAGGACGAAGGTGTCGTGCTTCTGGGGGTGGGCGCGATTGAGGCGCGAAAGTGTCTGCACCGCCTTGACCCCGGAGAGCACCTTGTCCACGTACATCGTGTGCAGGAGCGGCTCGTCATAGCCGGTCTGGAACTTGTCGGCGCAGATCAAAAACCGGTACGGGTCCTCCCGGATCTTGTCGGCGATCTGGTTCGAGGGAAAGCCGTTAAGGCTGGCCTCGGTGACCTGTTGACCGCCATACTCGTGCTCACCCGAGAAGGCCACAATCGCCCGATAGGGGCTTTTGCGCTCGGCAAGGTACGCCTTAAAGGCATGGAAGTACTGAATAGCTCGCTCGATGCTGCCGGTCACCACCATGGCCCGCGCCTGGCCGCCGATCTTGCCCTTGGCGATCACCTGTTCATGAAAGTGGTCCACCATGATCTCGGCCTTGAGCCGGATGGCGTACTCGTGATTCTCGACAAAGCGGCGCAGCTTCTTCTGCGCCTTTTTGACGTCGAACTCGGGGTCGTCCTCGATGGTCTTGATGAGCTTATAGTAGCTCTTGACCGGTGTATAGTGGGCCAGCACATCCAGGATGAACCCTTCCTGAATGGCCTGTTTCATGGTGTAGCTATGAAACGGCCTGTGTTTAACCGTGCCGTCGGGCTGCGGGTCGGGTTCACCAAACATCTCCAACGTTTTGTTCTTAGGGGTCGCGGTGAAGGCGAAGTAGCTGGCGTTCGGCAGCAGCTTCCGGGCCTCCATTAGACGGTTGATCTGGTCTTCGAAGGTCTCGTCTTCGTCCTCTGCACCGGCCTCCGACAAGGCCATACTCATCTTGGCCGAGGTACGGCCGCCCTGACTCGAGTGCGCCTCGTCAATGATGATCGCAAAACGGCGCCCGCGGTGCTCGTTGCCGATTTCGTCGAGGATGAATGGGAACTTTTGCAGCGTCGTGACGATGATCTTCTTGCCGCTCTCGATGAAGCGCCGCAGGTCGCCAGAATGCTCGGCGTGCCCCACCGTGGCGCTCACCTGGGCAAACTGCTTGACTGTGTCCCGGATCTGCTGGTCCAGGATGCGACGGTCGGTCACCACGATAATGGAATCGAAAACGGGTCTTCCGTCCTTCGCGAGACCGATCAGCTGGTGCGCCAGCCAGGCGATGGAGTTGGACTTGCCGCTGCCGGCGGAATGTTGGATAAGGTAGCGCCGGCCCACGCCGTGCGCCGCCGCGTCCGCCAAAAGTTTTCGCACCACGTCGAGCTGGTGATAGCGGGGGAAGATCTGCCGTCGCCGTTTCTTGCCGGTCTTGAGGTCTTTCTCATC of the Syntrophaceae bacterium genome contains:
- a CDS encoding type I restriction endonuclease subunit R encodes the protein YEQNRFTVTRQLRYSRDETQRALDLVLFINGLPVFTFELKNRLAKQTVHDAIEQYRRDRNPREKLFELGRCVAHFAVDDNEVWFCTHLAGKASWFLPFNKGWNDGAGNPPNPQGLKTDYLWREILTRESLTDILENYAQLVDEKDLKTGKKRRRQIFPRYHQLDVVRKLLADAAAHGVGRRYLIQHSAGSGKSNSIAWLAHQLIGLAKDGRPVFDSIIVVTDRRILDQQIRDTVKQFAQVSATVGHAEHSGDLRRFIESGKKIIVTTLQKFPFILDEIGNEHRGRRFAIIIDEAHSSQGGRTSAKMSMALSEAGAEDEDETFEDQINRLMEARKLLPNASYFAFTATPKNKTLEMFGEPDPQPDGTVKHRPFHSYTMKQAIQEGFILDVLAHYTPVKSYYKLIKTIEDDPEFDVKKAQKKLRRFVENHEYAIRLKAEIMVDHFHEQVIAKGKIGGQARAMVVTGSIERAIQYFHAFKAYLAERKSPYRAIVAFSGEHEYGGQQVTEASLNGFPSNQIADKIREDPYRFLICADKFQTGYDEPLLHTMYVDKVLSGVKAVQTLSRLNRAHPQKHDTFVLDFVNDPETIRKAFEPYYRTTILADETDPNKLHDLKAALDGYQVYAPEQVDELVRLYLSGADRDQLDPILDACVATYMEHLDEDGQVDFKGKAKAFLRTYNFLSSILPYTNAEWEKLSIFLEFLVPKLPAPKEEDLSKGILEAVDMDSYRVEKQASMRIALPDADAEIEPVPTVGGGHKPEPELDRLSNIIKAFNDQFGNIPWTDADRVRKLITEEIPARVAADT